From Salmo salar chromosome ssa04, Ssal_v3.1, whole genome shotgun sequence, one genomic window encodes:
- the dkc1 gene encoding dyskerin isoform X2, which translates to MRIEHTCPPQSHCTPKMADVEMNSAKKQKKKKEKTVADDEVGDIQESGDFLIKPESKVASLDTSQWPLLLKNFDKLNIRTAHYTPLPNGSNPLKRNIQDYVRTGFINLDKPANPSSHEVVAWIRRILRVEKTGHSGTLDPKVTGCLIVCVDRATRLVKSQQSAGKEYVGIVRLHNAIENEHTLARGIETLTGALFQRPPLIAAVKRQLRVRTVYESKLIEYDPERRLGIFWVSCEAGTYIRTLCVHLGLLLGVGGQMQELRRVRSGVLGERDNLVTMHDVLDAQWQYDHNKDETYLRRVIYPLEKLLVSHKRLVMKDSAVNAICYGAKIMLPGVLRYEDGIEMNQDIVVITTKGEAICIATALMTTAVISTCDHGVVAKIKRVIMERDTYPRKWGLGPKASQKKMMIQKGLLDKRGKANDSTPSDWKDGYVDYSASKPKAEETGNGDAKRKREDSDSDAAAASAPSTPSADDPKKKKEKKKKGKKQKLEEPAAEEEPAAEEEPAAEEEPAAETEGEVGESAKKKKKKKKKKEVDAEAE; encoded by the exons TGAACTCTGCCAaaaaacagaagaagaagaaggaaaagACAGTTGCTGATGATGAAGTTGGG gaTATTCAGGAGAGTGGTGATTTCCTCATCAAACCAGAGTCCAAAGTTGCCAGTCTGGACACATCTCAGTGGCCATTGCTGTTGAAA AATTTTGACAAACTCAACATCAGGACAGCTCACTACACACCCTTGCCAAATGGCTCGAACCCTTTGAAGAGGAACATTCAGGATTATGTCCG GACAGGCTTCATCAACTTGGACAAGCCTGCAAATCCCTCCTCTCATGAGGTGGTGGCCTGGATCCGACGTATCCTGCGAGTGGAGAAGACTGGCCACAGTGGCACCCTGGACCCCAAGGTGACAGGCTGCCTCATTGTGTGTGTGGACCGAGCCACACGACTGGTCAAGTCCCAGCAGAGTGCAG GCAAAGAGTATGTGGGAATTGTTCGGCTGCACAATGCTATTGAGAATGAGCACACACTTGCTAGG ggAATTGAAACCCTCACAGGTGCTTTGTTCCAGCGACCACCTCTCATCGCAGCCGTTAAGCGCCAGTTGAGAGTTAGGACCGTTTATGAAAGCAAACTCATCGAGTACGACCCAGAGAGGAGATTGG GTATTTTCTGGGTGAGCTGCGAGGCTGGGACCTACATCAGGACTCTGTGTGTCCACCTGGGGCTCCTCCTGGGTGTTGGTGGTCAGATGCAGGAGCTGAGGAGAGTTCGCTCTGGTGTTCTGGGAGAGAGG GACAACCTGGTGACCATGCACGATGTGCTGGATGCTCAGTGGCAGTATGACCACAACAAGGACGAGACGTACCTGCGCAGAGTCATCTACCCGCTAGAGAAGCTTCTGGTGTCGCACAAACGTTTGGTCATGAAAGACAGTGCA GTCAATGCGATCTGCTATGGAGCGAAGATAATGTTGCCTGGTGTCCTACGATATGAGGATGGCATCGAGATGAACCAAGATATTGTGGTGATAACGACCAAAGGAGAGGCCATTTGTATAG CTACTGCCCTCATGACTACTGCAGTGATCTCCACGTGTGACCACGGTGTCGTGGCCAAGATCAAGAGGGTCATCATGGAACGCGACACCTACCCCCGCAAGTGGGGCTTGGGGCCCAAG GCCAGCCAGAAGAAGATGATGATCCAGAAGGGTCTGCTGGACAAACGCGGCAAAGCCAACGACAGCACTCCATCAGACTGGAAGGATGGCTACGTAGATTACAG TGCGTCCAAGCCCAAGGCTGAAGAAACCGGCAATGGGGACGCAAAG AGGAAGAGGGAAGACAGCGATAGTGATGCTGCGGCAGCCTCTGCACCTTCCACTCCATCGGCAGACGACcccaagaagaagaaggagaagaaaaagAAAGGGAAAAAGCAAAAACTAGAGGAGCCAGCAGCAGAGGAGGAGCCAGCAGCAGAGGAGGAGCCAGCAGCAGAG GAGGAgccagcagcagagacagaaggagag GTGGGCGAGAGtgccaagaagaaaaagaagaagaagaagaagaaggaagtGGATGCAGAAGCGGAGTGA
- the dkc1 gene encoding dyskerin — protein sequence MADVEMNSAKKQKKKKEKTVADDEVGDIQESGDFLIKPESKVASLDTSQWPLLLKNFDKLNIRTAHYTPLPNGSNPLKRNIQDYVRTGFINLDKPANPSSHEVVAWIRRILRVEKTGHSGTLDPKVTGCLIVCVDRATRLVKSQQSAGKEYVGIVRLHNAIENEHTLARGIETLTGALFQRPPLIAAVKRQLRVRTVYESKLIEYDPERRLGIFWVSCEAGTYIRTLCVHLGLLLGVGGQMQELRRVRSGVLGERDNLVTMHDVLDAQWQYDHNKDETYLRRVIYPLEKLLVSHKRLVMKDSAVNAICYGAKIMLPGVLRYEDGIEMNQDIVVITTKGEAICIATALMTTAVISTCDHGVVAKIKRVIMERDTYPRKWGLGPKASQKKMMIQKGLLDKRGKANDSTPSDWKDGYVDYSASKPKAEETGNGDAKRKREDSDSDAAAASAPSTPSADDPKKKKEKKKKGKKQKLEEPAAEEEPAAEEEPAAEEEPAAETEGEVGESAKKKKKKKKKKEVDAEAE from the exons TGAACTCTGCCAaaaaacagaagaagaagaaggaaaagACAGTTGCTGATGATGAAGTTGGG gaTATTCAGGAGAGTGGTGATTTCCTCATCAAACCAGAGTCCAAAGTTGCCAGTCTGGACACATCTCAGTGGCCATTGCTGTTGAAA AATTTTGACAAACTCAACATCAGGACAGCTCACTACACACCCTTGCCAAATGGCTCGAACCCTTTGAAGAGGAACATTCAGGATTATGTCCG GACAGGCTTCATCAACTTGGACAAGCCTGCAAATCCCTCCTCTCATGAGGTGGTGGCCTGGATCCGACGTATCCTGCGAGTGGAGAAGACTGGCCACAGTGGCACCCTGGACCCCAAGGTGACAGGCTGCCTCATTGTGTGTGTGGACCGAGCCACACGACTGGTCAAGTCCCAGCAGAGTGCAG GCAAAGAGTATGTGGGAATTGTTCGGCTGCACAATGCTATTGAGAATGAGCACACACTTGCTAGG ggAATTGAAACCCTCACAGGTGCTTTGTTCCAGCGACCACCTCTCATCGCAGCCGTTAAGCGCCAGTTGAGAGTTAGGACCGTTTATGAAAGCAAACTCATCGAGTACGACCCAGAGAGGAGATTGG GTATTTTCTGGGTGAGCTGCGAGGCTGGGACCTACATCAGGACTCTGTGTGTCCACCTGGGGCTCCTCCTGGGTGTTGGTGGTCAGATGCAGGAGCTGAGGAGAGTTCGCTCTGGTGTTCTGGGAGAGAGG GACAACCTGGTGACCATGCACGATGTGCTGGATGCTCAGTGGCAGTATGACCACAACAAGGACGAGACGTACCTGCGCAGAGTCATCTACCCGCTAGAGAAGCTTCTGGTGTCGCACAAACGTTTGGTCATGAAAGACAGTGCA GTCAATGCGATCTGCTATGGAGCGAAGATAATGTTGCCTGGTGTCCTACGATATGAGGATGGCATCGAGATGAACCAAGATATTGTGGTGATAACGACCAAAGGAGAGGCCATTTGTATAG CTACTGCCCTCATGACTACTGCAGTGATCTCCACGTGTGACCACGGTGTCGTGGCCAAGATCAAGAGGGTCATCATGGAACGCGACACCTACCCCCGCAAGTGGGGCTTGGGGCCCAAG GCCAGCCAGAAGAAGATGATGATCCAGAAGGGTCTGCTGGACAAACGCGGCAAAGCCAACGACAGCACTCCATCAGACTGGAAGGATGGCTACGTAGATTACAG TGCGTCCAAGCCCAAGGCTGAAGAAACCGGCAATGGGGACGCAAAG AGGAAGAGGGAAGACAGCGATAGTGATGCTGCGGCAGCCTCTGCACCTTCCACTCCATCGGCAGACGACcccaagaagaagaaggagaagaaaaagAAAGGGAAAAAGCAAAAACTA GAGGAGCCAGCAGCAGAGGAGGAGCCAGCAGCAGAGGAGGAGCCAGCAGCAGAGGAGGAgccagcagcagagacagaaggagag GTGGGCGAGAGtgccaagaagaaaaagaagaagaagaagaagaaggaagtGGATGCAGAAGCGGAGTGA
- the dkc1 gene encoding dyskerin isoform X1: protein MRIEHTCPPQSHCTPKMADVEMNSAKKQKKKKEKTVADDEVGDIQESGDFLIKPESKVASLDTSQWPLLLKNFDKLNIRTAHYTPLPNGSNPLKRNIQDYVRTGFINLDKPANPSSHEVVAWIRRILRVEKTGHSGTLDPKVTGCLIVCVDRATRLVKSQQSAGKEYVGIVRLHNAIENEHTLARGIETLTGALFQRPPLIAAVKRQLRVRTVYESKLIEYDPERRLGIFWVSCEAGTYIRTLCVHLGLLLGVGGQMQELRRVRSGVLGERDNLVTMHDVLDAQWQYDHNKDETYLRRVIYPLEKLLVSHKRLVMKDSAVNAICYGAKIMLPGVLRYEDGIEMNQDIVVITTKGEAICIATALMTTAVISTCDHGVVAKIKRVIMERDTYPRKWGLGPKASQKKMMIQKGLLDKRGKANDSTPSDWKDGYVDYSASKPKAEETGNGDAKRKREDSDSDAAAASAPSTPSADDPKKKKEKKKKGKKQKLEEPAAEEEPAAEEEPAAEEEPAAEEEPAAEEEPAAETEGEVGESAKKKKKKKKKKEVDAEAE from the exons TGAACTCTGCCAaaaaacagaagaagaagaaggaaaagACAGTTGCTGATGATGAAGTTGGG gaTATTCAGGAGAGTGGTGATTTCCTCATCAAACCAGAGTCCAAAGTTGCCAGTCTGGACACATCTCAGTGGCCATTGCTGTTGAAA AATTTTGACAAACTCAACATCAGGACAGCTCACTACACACCCTTGCCAAATGGCTCGAACCCTTTGAAGAGGAACATTCAGGATTATGTCCG GACAGGCTTCATCAACTTGGACAAGCCTGCAAATCCCTCCTCTCATGAGGTGGTGGCCTGGATCCGACGTATCCTGCGAGTGGAGAAGACTGGCCACAGTGGCACCCTGGACCCCAAGGTGACAGGCTGCCTCATTGTGTGTGTGGACCGAGCCACACGACTGGTCAAGTCCCAGCAGAGTGCAG GCAAAGAGTATGTGGGAATTGTTCGGCTGCACAATGCTATTGAGAATGAGCACACACTTGCTAGG ggAATTGAAACCCTCACAGGTGCTTTGTTCCAGCGACCACCTCTCATCGCAGCCGTTAAGCGCCAGTTGAGAGTTAGGACCGTTTATGAAAGCAAACTCATCGAGTACGACCCAGAGAGGAGATTGG GTATTTTCTGGGTGAGCTGCGAGGCTGGGACCTACATCAGGACTCTGTGTGTCCACCTGGGGCTCCTCCTGGGTGTTGGTGGTCAGATGCAGGAGCTGAGGAGAGTTCGCTCTGGTGTTCTGGGAGAGAGG GACAACCTGGTGACCATGCACGATGTGCTGGATGCTCAGTGGCAGTATGACCACAACAAGGACGAGACGTACCTGCGCAGAGTCATCTACCCGCTAGAGAAGCTTCTGGTGTCGCACAAACGTTTGGTCATGAAAGACAGTGCA GTCAATGCGATCTGCTATGGAGCGAAGATAATGTTGCCTGGTGTCCTACGATATGAGGATGGCATCGAGATGAACCAAGATATTGTGGTGATAACGACCAAAGGAGAGGCCATTTGTATAG CTACTGCCCTCATGACTACTGCAGTGATCTCCACGTGTGACCACGGTGTCGTGGCCAAGATCAAGAGGGTCATCATGGAACGCGACACCTACCCCCGCAAGTGGGGCTTGGGGCCCAAG GCCAGCCAGAAGAAGATGATGATCCAGAAGGGTCTGCTGGACAAACGCGGCAAAGCCAACGACAGCACTCCATCAGACTGGAAGGATGGCTACGTAGATTACAG TGCGTCCAAGCCCAAGGCTGAAGAAACCGGCAATGGGGACGCAAAG AGGAAGAGGGAAGACAGCGATAGTGATGCTGCGGCAGCCTCTGCACCTTCCACTCCATCGGCAGACGACcccaagaagaagaaggagaagaaaaagAAAGGGAAAAAGCAAAAACTAGAGGAGCCAGCAGCAGAGGAGGAGCCAGCAGCAGAGGAGGAGCCAGCAGCAGAGGAGGAGCCAGCAGCAGAGGAGGAGCCAGCAGCAGAGGAGGAgccagcagcagagacagaaggagag GTGGGCGAGAGtgccaagaagaaaaagaagaagaagaagaagaaggaagtGGATGCAGAAGCGGAGTGA